The sequence CTCACCATGATTACACCGAACAAGATTTCGAAGGTATTTTAACATTATCGTACATATTTAGCTCTAATCCTTAAATCTATGTTCATTTATTCGCCTaagatgatatttattatggtaTCATTTAGAAaaaactgtatattatatatttaatttccctaaatataattcacataaaataatacttacttagagtatgacattaatatttcttttttaatataataaatgcaataacACCATACTCTAAATGAACACAACCAATTATCCAAtttaggagttttttttttgataatggtTTACATCGCcttcctaacatcgccaatgcttcaccaacctttagaactaagatgttatgtccctcttttttatttttatggcattggttggcggacgagcatatgggccgcctgatggtaagtggtcaccaccgcccatagacaaaggcgctgtaagaaatattaaccatttcttacatcacctatgcgccaccaaccttgggaactaagatgttatgtcccttgtgcctgtagttacactggctcacacaatcttcaaaccggaacacaacaatacccaATTGCTATTTGGcgcatacccagacgggcacaaTTTGTGCtaacaaagccccaccaccaagaGAATGAATACAACAATGTACGATTTGAGAATAtgtgtaacaatatattttatctattttcaataatgattaaaacATGAATTGTACATTCAAgcaaaattagttattaacaCAGTGTACATTAATGACTAATTTcgcttaaatttataattcaatttaaacttgCGTCTattctaatatacataaatttgtaACTAATTTGAGTGATATAAACCTCGAACCAATATAACCGAAACCCAATGTTTGACAAAGACAATTAATATGATTAACTATCAAAATTAAcggaaataaaacaatgtaacctaatcaatacgaatattataaatacgtaagtAACACTgtatgtttgtaaaaataatgtatgagcTTATTCCAAGAGTATAACGACGATTCGCTGCGTAGACATGAGAGAGAGTTCCACATACACAAGAAGAGAAGTGCCTTGTCCTGTCAGCACAGTAGAGCTATTATGTACAAAGAAACTcaaaattgagtttttttttattatagtatttttaagggACCTTTATAGGCAGACTATATAGCCCCATCGTTACACGGTAAATTCAAAAACTGATTTATATTGATACACAGTACACATACATAAGTCTTGTCAATATAATGTCTTTTTGGTGGATTTTTGGTGAATAAATGTCTGGGATAATATCGGGTCCGACCTAATTAGTCCGGTATATGTATCTTAAGGCACGTGTCAAATGTTTTAGCCGGAGTaaagatattattgtaatattcccctataataaagttaataataatcgaGTAACTTGTAAGTTTTCTcggaaaaaaacaatttaatacatcACGAATTGTCGGAATCTTTGTAAATTAGCGTTTCGAAAATAGGTCAAGAGGGGCGGCGAGTGATGAAGCAAGGGTTGGGAAATTTAGCTTTGTGTATCGAAATCCAACGCCACTGAAACCATTTGTACAGAGTGatacatgtattattatttttaaatatcgataacCCGAACACGGCTTGACAGATTTTGATGAATTCGTTTTTATCGTAATTTTCTTTTACGTTTAGTGCATAGTTTATTAGCGTGTACATTCGATATACTtaatgatgttttaaaaaacCTAGAcgctgatttatttaaaatatactaatcttTTAAGTTATatccatataattatttaaatttcagtaTTTCTAGTGATattgcaagttttttttttgtaagtaaacACGACTTATTCgtcttattaattatgttataaagaCCATGAAGTGTAATCTTAATTTGGGTCGTATACAGTCGGGTTAGAACACTCTGACGTTAGCTACGTCAGAAGTTTATCggaacgttaaatatttttttaagaaaataagaaaCTTTAACCAATGTGCCACCATCCTTAGgatgtaagatgttatgtgccttgtgtcACTCTACACTGGCTTGCGtgcctttcaaaccggaacaccacaatactaattattgctgtttgatagAATATTGGGTACCACACCCATGGTTACCcagggtttgcacaaagtcctaccaaaaATGGTtatattacaattgaatattagtTATCAAACGTATAATTATATAGCCGTgcgtttaaattgaataataaatcacGGGTTAATAGGACTACGTTGCTTAAGCTGAGCTTAACATTTATAGTTCGTATTTCAGTTAGTCACGCAAATCGCAGGCGTGTCTAATCGATGCCTCCTAGTTATGTGCCAAAgggctatttaaatttttcaatcagatatcttgaatttgttttatagcCTGAATGTTAAAACATCTGTAATAATTAAAGAAGTAGATTATGTCATTTATTGTAACTACTGATCGCCCATTGAACAAATTCAATCCTTAttcattactaatataaaagtaatattaaaaaatttataaacgccctgacaaaaaaaataaacactacaaaacaccaaataataatgtttatatcatttataattattatcgtcacacatattatgtaaattcaaatacttttattgtCCAAGCGTCGTCGTCCCGTCGTCGTAATACGGCCAATTTCGAATGGATAGGACATATGGAAGGTAGTCAGATACCCTTATCAACTATTAAAGAGCTGATGATTTTCAAACGGCTGAACAGATATTCATGAAACATGACCAAATGAAACAAAACACTAAACGAaaatcggttcattggtttgggaGCTCCGATACCACAGACAGATACACAGATACACAGACACACTAAACTTATATACCCTCTCTTTTTGAGACTTGACAGTATGGAATTATAAGATACGTTGTTTTCAATTGCAATGTAAGATAGAAAATCCGACAACTGGTTgaactttatttattgcaaagttGATATGATTTTCTTTTCCACGGAATTATTATCGAGTTGATATTGATACGGAAACTAGACTAAAAATGGATAAACTTGGATGAaaacacgatttttttttgtgttttagttTGAAATGTTGACATTGACAgtattaatgttgtttttgtaTACTGAACGTAAATATTGTCTTTCTTGAACTCTTTCTatgtagaattattttatgatttttttttatatggataatttttaactttatcaaaTTCCACGCTgccaaatattaaatagttttaagccTTATTCTTAAAGTATAAAGATAACACATCTGAATGaaatgtaagtattataaactataattaacaatatcGGTTTTGCTGTccttaatttatcaaaaaatccTCGTCATTTCCTAGGAACCCGTGCCCAACGTCACGGAGTGGTCGTGTGGTcgacaaacattatttaaatgaaactagAATAGCGTGAGGTCAAAGATCGACCCTATTACTCGAAACTCAGAGCTgagaattttattagtaatggTTGTTTAACATTTTAGACAAGCTATAgtttaatcatatatatttttttataagtttacacGTACTCAAAATGCACTCAAAGTGTTGCTGTTTTGGGTACTGGGTACTACCCAGTACCCAAAACAGCAATAGgcaaatataacaaacaatgaAGACTActtagtttttaattgttaaaataatgaataatcatCGTATATTTGTTGCTTAAGTTCTACGATATCTAGAACATGTAATTAAGCCATTTACTTAATCTCCGTTAAACTATACGTATCAACAAGTTACTTAAATGAAGCATTTTAAATGTACTTCAACTTCATTGAAGCCGTAACAAGAAGGCCAAGTATAAGTTAAGTGTGAAGGCtttcgttttgtttattttgtagacGTTGATAATTTAGTagaacaatttaatttgaaaataaataggtataggTGTAATATTATGGAGTTATTAGTAAAAGACAAACGAAATAACTACACACGCACGCTATTTTACAAAATGAACcagtacattataaaatactaaacaacagtcaaaagtataataactcaataaataattccaatttatataatatacacactCAATAAAAGTAAggaaatttcaaaataacaagtTGAGTTCTCGTCATAAACTTGACCTACTATTCAATAGTCTCAACTTCAActgttgaaatatttcaaagcgAAAATGTATCTGTCTTTTGTTTGTCCCGTGTTTTGGAGATACAGTTTAGTGTTTACTATCGGAAACAACCCTTGGATCATCAAACAGACATGACAGTTGCAACAGTATAATGGTGTGTAACTATATCAAAATGTGTCTATACaggaaattatgtaataaaataatgaatataaaatttatacttatttatatatgaggagagccgagatggcccagtggttagaacgcgtgcatcttaaccgatgatttcgggttcaaacccaggcaggcaccactgaattttcatgttcttaatttgtgtttataattcatctcgtgcttggcggtgaaggaaaacatcgtgaggaaacctacatgtgtctaatttcaacgaaattctgcctcatgtgtattccaccattcTCGCTCACGCATtcacgctccaatgcgggtgcattggagcagcgcagtggaatatgttccaaaccttctcctcaagggagaggaagctttagcccagcagtgggaaaatttacaggctgctaatatagaaaaaaattatatatgaggtattctaatatatatacgAGGTCAATTTCTATTGTACTTatctaatatttaacttttattatttagtaattttacgattattgaccaacaaaattacaaatttgttCAATTTGTTCCAAACAAAAAGAGAATTCAATGCCTCAAGCTATTTAATTAACCTTTGGTCTCAAAAGATATTTGAGACGAaggtaattatgaaaaaaaaaaaatattgaaacatctGGGGAAATTACTTACATcgggtttttttattttatatttcaattttagcaAGGTCGATTGTAAActaaatacaatgtttttttgtttttttattaatttttaacaattattaattatatttcttgtctATAGTAAAGTATaatgagaaatattttcaaattgattgggtaggtaccactcactaaCTAATCAGATTTAATGTGGACTTTTTCCACCCCCGAACTAAAACTTGCCGCTCGAGGGCCtctggtttaaaaatataaatctctaATTCCAATATTCTGATTCAATCGGTCTTGAGCGCTGTTCCGACTAACTCAGATATGAGTGGACTGCTTCTTCATCCCTCTGACCCTAGCGAGGATATGTTTGCTTAACAGAGCACCTCCACCTAGAGAAGAGTTGCCCCTGAGAGCCGATCAAAGTTGACGTTAGGTAAAATAAGGCTTGATTAGGCTCCTATGAAAAATTGACACACTTATAGCATGTGTTAATTGAAGACTCTAATACCAACTCTAATACTAACTCTAATACGTTAAGATACACTAACACACATATAGTGCAGTTGATGTCACAACACTTACCCGCTCACGTGCCAGATGTAAGTTTCCCGGCGGACGGAACCGGTTGCTTGCTCATTCCAGGTGCTTGTAACATCTCTGCTTATAAATTCTTGCAGGCAGAAGTCAATCCGCAATTCATGCCAGTCAAACGTTCATCATGCCGTTTCCTCCAAAACGTTAGGGAAAGAGGATTAGAGGTTGATTCGTTACATATTCACTCCACTTCCTTTCCACTCCACGTCCACTTAGTCAATTCCTTTTCAAAGTCCGTTTCAAACTAAGTCTCAAACTCCATTCTATTCACCtttgtaattaaagtaaaaattagaCTCTAACGATTCAAGTacgatattaattttcaatgataacttatataataataatagatttatattataatctcaaTGAGAACTgttcattgaaaaatatgtacatatacgttaaatgattaattaaaatggaaTTAGGCTGTGAAACAATGTTTTGgctaaatatttctatttgagacagtaaataaatttgtctacatctcattgaaatttaaattaaatttacaatccTTTTAAAATGCTCCGctaaaattttctattaaatagtATTCCATCAAAGAGTTAATGCCCAAGTCTTGTTCCAAGACGTGagtggaatattttaaatagatatttagtCATCGCTTCGAACGAAACAAGAAAGTAAGACATTAACAAGCTTCGGTTTAtaagtaaacatattatttatttatcagcaGAATAACGACAAGCCTTGTGCTAATTACAATTAAGTAGATTCTTTGAACTAGAAAAAAATGACTGTCGAATTACAGTTAGGTGCCTAAATAGTAATATTCCTCGGATTTCGTCTCAGAGTaggatattttcttttccgtACTATCGGTAGTTAGTACAATGCTTCTATTTAGTTtaaaggaaatttattttatttgatttgttttgactGACTAACTTACTTTTACTCACACGACTGTTTTACTAACGGATTTACTTCCTTATAAACCAGTCATTTTAATGACTTTTCATGTCATTTCATTTTCAtgagtcaaaaaaaaaaatcaacacctATCAAATAACGCCGCCTTCGCTACTGGGGTGTATTGCGGGCTTACGCCAAAATCCGTCACTGGCGAATATTTcggtttaatattattgtttaattacgCCTGTCTGTCTGTACGGATTAATACGGGCACGTCAGAGCACCAGGTAATCCACAGTTAATCAACGATGCTATATATTGCGATGGTCTAGCATGAATAGTAACGAAGTactgtaattacaagcacaaagaACGTACTTATTCAGAAAAAtggttgaaataaatattcgtaaAGTAAAgtagcagcttgtaaatgtcctagtgctgggccaaggcctcctctctcttttaGAAGAttgtttggagcttattccaccacgctgctccaatacgggttagtGGATAAacatgaaattagacatattcGGGCAAATATTATTCTGAACAAATcaatatacttttatacataATGTTCAAGTCAAACGATATTATActgagacaaaaaaaaacttcgctttgacagtctatcttgacatataaataattaatcagagATTATttctacttaatttatttaactaaccaAAACTAAGTTTGATTATGTTAACAAGTTATTTAGTTTCGTACTGGTCAAACCGGCGCCTTTACCCGTGCGAACTTAATAAAACTAGAGTACACAAGTATTGTTTCCTTTTTTCGCAATCACAGTGACttttgagtttataatattagtatggattaatTATTCAACATTCTATCAATTCATAAtatcagtaatatttataacatacttgaattatatattttttatgtttatacccATATCATTAATAAACTTTGTTGGGCAATTCCGTGTCGCAATTTAACAGATGTATCAGAAATAAGTTAGAAATATAAGTTACTTCAGTACTCCAATTTACTGGTGCTGTTCATCCGTTGAAAAGTTAATAACTCCAATCGGCGGTAGCTTAACTTGCAACTtgtaaatgactattcaaagtGCTTATaacccacttgaataaagttaattttgattttataccaTAAAACTTTAATCAAAACTCTTTTATTTTCACAGGTCACCGAGCACATACAGTGTTCGTAGGCGTGCACGTGCCGGCACGACGGCACTCCCATCGGAAACACAAGCATCACCATCGCAACGGAGGCAAAGATCCGGAGAAACCTAGTgagttgaaaaatttaataaacgacCGACGATATTAATTATCAGTTTTAAAACAGTCgatatacttttgtttattacatAAGGTAAAACTATTTGggatattaaatgttaatcattACATTTTGGGCCTATATACTTtccgatataaataatattatgttaacaataaactatgtcataaataatttaacagtcatacatttacatatagtatattctatataacgtatatatttaacataatataactcATATGCTATAGGTACCACTTATATGATAAAGATTGACTAGCAAACTTAATAGAGTCACTTTCGTAAACATGATAGCACTATTTGAgtagtgaatatattttaactttagcACTTAAAGTTTAAGCTACGTAGTAAGTTATTTCGTCAAATATAttcttacaataattaaatttagccGATTTAAATTATGTGTGAGattgttaacatattttatatttaatgtttgttttatttgatgataTGAATTTCAGATGGTACTATAAAAGATATACCTACATTTCTTCAGAAAAATACGTCCttcgtttgatttttttactCGCGTCTCTTGATTGAACATTTATAACCATAATTTTCTCGCAACTTGAtaatattcaaagaaaataatatgaaattactCGTTTGCTTTCGAGATGAAAGCAGATTGAATAGTTTACGTTGTTACAAGCTAATGAGAGTTGTCGTTTGAATTATGCTTTGACTCAAACGGAAAATGTGACAATCTTAATCAAATAACTCtcgttaattttactaaatagaGGTACCCGAACCTTAGAAAGTTATGTTAAGCAAgtatttcgttttataattagtcgtttgttttaaatatatttgataaaacttgtataaatttgataattcgGATCCGTAGGCCCAGCGATAATGCCTCGAGTTAGAAGACTTAGCGTAACGGATGATGGAGAAACATGTAAGATGAAAATCGCGACTCATCTAGtttgatttttttcaaaattattatttaaactttttactcTCATTTGCAACTCAAATCAAGCATGACTGTGTAATATCATTCGTTAACGACGCCGTTTTTCCTTTCTCCATCAATGTTTCCGATGATTTCTTATAGCATCGACTATCTTGTCATTCTGTTGTTTCCTCTCACCCATTCATTTAACGtctcatatatatgtatcaatTCCTTATTATAAATTCCATAAAAGTAGTTAATTAATGTTCATTTTCAGTGACCCCACCTGCACAGAGAGTGCAGTTTATTCTCGGGGAAGATGTTGATGATACAACTCTTGAATCACACCCACTTTTTTCTGAAATGGAAGAACTCGTCAAAGATGGAGATGAATTAGAATGGAAAGAAACAGCCCGATGGATTAAATTTGAGGAAGACGTTGAAGAAGGTGGCAATAGATGGTCTAAGCCTCATGTTGCCACACTTTCCTTACACTCGTTGTTTGAACTCCGAAGTCTTATTTTAAATGGATCAGTAATATTAGATTTAGAAGCTAATTCCTTGGAACAAGTTGCTGAAAGTGTACTGGATAATATGATTGTCGAAGGAGGCCTCGCATATGATAGACGAGAAAAGGTTAAAGACGCATTGTTGAGAAGACATAGACATCAATACGAAAAACGGAACCATAATAACATGTCACGTCTCCCTTTAATACGGTCTTTGGCAGATATCGGAAGAAATCACTCGTCCTGTAAAAGTGAGTAGCAACTATTTATTgatcctatttaaaaaaaaaatctccttgACTATGTTTATGCGCCAATAGGTAAAACTATATGGATATTGTGGCGATGTTATACCAGATTTCCAGGATGGTGGCTCTCGACGCTCCAGTTCGAGGAGTTGTCGGGGGCCCACCTCATCTCCCAACATGGCTCTTCTTCCTGCAGCCGACTCAAGGGGCTCTTATCTAGCTGTTCCAGGTCAGCAAAGCGTGTAACGGTAACGTGTGTGCATAAGCTCACTACAATCACGCTCTTTGACTGACACTCAACACGCTAGCACTTTTAagctaatttataataatatatgtttatttattgtgttgttGTGTGATTCCTTAGCAATTTCATATGGCATTTAGTCATATCTGGACCACAAAATCTTATTTCTTTGTGAAATATTGGCGTTATATTACAGTGGAAGAGGGCAGTACAACAAGTGGACATTCTCACAAAGGAGATTTCGGTCGATTCCTAGGCATCTCTAGTGCGGGTAACCGCTTACCATTAATCTCTCTTCGttggtgttttatatttttagcgctgtattcatttcaaattttattattcgtttaaGATATTAATCAGTGTTCTTGTCcgtctatatttaattactgagctaaatgatttaaaatatttgaaatttacttgTTACTTTTGGCTTTTGCTCTGgcttatttaatactttagtatttacatgttttttttattaaaactttataattattaattgtatatagtaaaatataaaattaatcatcaaAACTAAAATTTGATGAATCACATCTTTTACACTAGTTAAAATGTCGCACAGTTTGATGTTACTTTATATGTtttcaatgtaaatttttttatatattgtttttcgCAATTATTcccaatttattatttttttgataaaaatattattttaggtgCTGCACCAGATGAAGGAATGATAAAAAGTCCAAGCAGTTTATCTATGCACCGTAACCATAGCTCTGGTGATCTTCCCATGAATGGTGATGTTAATCACAAAAGTAATACGCATTTTATGCGCAAAATACCACCTGGGGCTGAAGCGTCTAACATACTCGTCGGTGAAGTAGATTTCCTAGAAAAAACATTATCTGCATTTGTTAGGCTGAAAACTGGCACCATTATGGGAGACTTGACTGAAGTTCCAGTTCCTACAAGATTCATGTTTGTCTTACTTGGACCACCAAATAGTAATTCAAGTTTTCATGAAATTGGTCGAGCGATGGCAACTCTAATGTCTGATGAAATATTTCATGAAGTAGCCTACCGAGCTAAGAAACGTGATCACCTATTAGCTGGCATAGACGAATTTCTAGATGCAGTGACAGTGTTACCGCCTGGTGAATGGGACCCTGCTATTCGTATAGAACCACCCGCTGCAATACCTTCTCAAGATCCCCGCAAACGTCCCACCGATAATAATCTTAAGGAAGAGCCTGATGAGGAGGAAGAAGAACAAAGACAAAGAGAAGAGTCTGGCTTGGCGAGAAGCGGAAGACTTTTTGGTGGCTTAATAAATGACTTAAAACGAAAAATGCCGTGGTATTGGTCTGATTTTAAAGATGCATTAGCTTTGCAGTGCATTGCGtcttggatttttttatatttcgcaTGTCTATCACCCATTATTACTTTTGGAGGATTATTAGGTGAAGCGACTGGAAAAAATATGGCTGCAATGGAATCATTAGTATCTGGATTCGTATGTGGAATGGGATACGGATTTTTTTCAGGCCAACCACTAACTATTTTAGGGTCAACCGGTCCGGTTTTAGTATTCGAAACAATTGTATTTGAATTCTGTAAACAAATAGGATGGAATTACATGTCATTTAGATTTTGTATCGGGACATGGACAACTATAATACTCATCATTCTAGTGGCGATCGATGCAAGTGCTTTGGTATGCTACATAACACGATTCACAGAAGAGAATTTTGCAACATTGATcgcgtttattttcatttacaaggTAATTAACAAGGACtaatggtatttttattataaaacaaaaccattAACCTAATAACGATGCAAATTTTACAGGCAGTGGAAAATGTTATTTCCATCGGCAAAAAGAACCCAATAAAGACACGCCCTGATGAAGTTCTCAATTATGAGTGCTATTGTTTACCGAGCAATTACTCACGAGTACCGGAACAGTTTAATTGGACGTCCGTTGATAAGGAGTCATGTCAGGTAACGTTAATAGGTTTTCATTGACATTGTTGGTTTGATAATGTCCTATACACAGtacttaaaatgataattacctCCAATTAGTAATAGATTGACAGTTATGAAAAATTATcccttatgaaatatattttcagttataCAATGGAACTTTAGCTGGCGGTGGATGTGATACAAAAGTGTATGTGCCGGATGTATTTTTGATgtcga comes from Vanessa atalanta chromosome 3, ilVanAtal1.2, whole genome shotgun sequence and encodes:
- the LOC125077196 gene encoding electroneutral sodium bicarbonate exchanger 1 isoform X3 codes for the protein MDTRADEEEAPTDPAARKHTHHDYTEQDFEGHRAHTVFVGVHVPARRHSHRKHKHHHRNGGKDPEKPMTPPAQRVQFILGEDVDDTTLESHPLFSEMEELVKDGDELEWKETARWIKFEEDVEEGGNRWSKPHVATLSLHSLFELRSLILNGSVILDLEANSLEQVAESVLDNMIVEGGLAYDRREKVKDALLRRHRHQYEKRNHNNMSRLPLIRSLADIGRNHSSCKNFQDGGSRRSSSRSCRGPTSSPNMALLPAADSRGSYLAVPGAAPDEGMIKSPSSLSMHRNHSSGDLPMNGDVNHKSNTHFMRKIPPGAEASNILVGEVDFLEKTLSAFVRLKTGTIMGDLTEVPVPTRFMFVLLGPPNSNSSFHEIGRAMATLMSDEIFHEVAYRAKKRDHLLAGIDEFLDAVTVLPPGEWDPAIRIEPPAAIPSQDPRKRPTDNNLKEEPDEEEEEQRQREESGLARSGRLFGGLINDLKRKMPWYWSDFKDALALQCIASWIFLYFACLSPIITFGGLLGEATGKNMAAMESLVSGFVCGMGYGFFSGQPLTILGSTGPVLVFETIVFEFCKQIGWNYMSFRFCIGTWTTIILIILVAIDASALVCYITRFTEENFATLIAFIFIYKAVENVISIGKKNPIKTRPDEVLNYECYCLPSNYSRVPEQFNWTSVDKESCQLYNGTLAGGGCDTKVYVPDVFLMSIILFLGTFTISIILKDFKNSLFFPSKVRQIISDFSVIIAILSMSFLDFKVGIKTPKLEVPSEFKPTLPTRDWVITPFNGNPVWSALVAILPALLGTILIFMDQQITAVIVNRKENKLKKGCGYHLDLFILAILIQICSIMGLPWFVAATVLSINHVNSLKVESECAAPGEKPQFLGVREQRVTHILIFLTIGCSVVLTPVLRHIPMPVLFGVFLYMGVASLKGLQFFDRILIMFMPQKYQPDHMFLRQVPIRRVHVFTAIQLTCLVCLWVIKSFSTTSILFPLMLVVMIGIRKSLDIFFTRREMKILDDVMPEMTKRNQDELRELADVEDNNKSNPPAFQENLQIPLINGNIMNIPLASINISEEVNKTGIWKQVNNGNKVKARLESKDLKAKSGKKTIKHKKLISKNAQSEIERRLSTMDEVEEDDPSMKSDLLRRKDSWSSGFKKNTSAETSV